A DNA window from Solanum lycopersicum chromosome 3, SLM_r2.1 contains the following coding sequences:
- the LOC101252056 gene encoding mitogen-activated protein kinase kinase 3, which translates to MAGLEELKKKLVPLFDADKGFSPTSTSDPFDSYSLSDAGTVNLLSQSYGVYNINELGLQKWPVDDTDHGEKTYRCASHEMRVFGAIGAGASSVVQRAIHIPTHRIIALKKINIFEKEKRQQLLTEIRTLCEAPCYQGLVEFYGAFYTPDSGQISIALEYMDGGSLADIIKIRKSIPEPILSSMVQKLLHGLSYLHGVRHLVHRDIKPANLLVNLKGEPKITDFGISAGLESSIAMCATFVGTVTYMSPERIRNENYSYPADIWSLGLALFECGTGEFPYTANEGPVNLMLQILDDPSPSLSRHDYSPEFCSFVDACLKKNPDDRLTADQLLSHPFIMKYSDSALDLGTFVRDIFDPTQRMKDLADMLTIHYYLLFDGSDEFWQHIKTLYNECSTFSFGGKESIGPNNIFSTLSNIRNTLAGEWPPEKLVHVVEKLQCRANGQDGVAIRVSGSFIVGNQFLICGDGMQVEGLPNLKDLSIDIPSKRMGTFHEQFIVEKANIIGRYFITKHELFITQ; encoded by the exons ATGGCTGGACTGGAGGAATTGAAGAAGAAGCTTGTGCCTTTGTTTGATGCTGATAAGGGTTTTTCACCTACCTCTACATCCGATCCTTTTGATTCGTACTCT CTATCGGATGCCGGGACAGTGAATTTGTTGAGTCAATCGTATGGAGTATACAATATCAATGAACTGGGATTACAAAAGTGGCCTGTTGATGATACAGATCATGGTGAAAAGACATATAGATGTGCTTCCCATGAGATGAGGGTCTTTGGTGCCATAGGTGCTGGCGCCAGTAGTGTTGTTCAGAGGGCAATTCATATTCCAACTCATAGGATTATTGCTTTGaagaagataaatatttttgagaag GAGAAAAGGCAGCAACTCCTTACTGAAATAAGGACATTGTGTGAGGCACCATGTTACCAAGGTCTTGTTGAGTTCTATGGAGCTTTTTATACTCCTGATTCTGGGCAAATAAGCATAGCTCTAGAGTACATGGATGGGGGTTCTCTTGCCGATATCATAAAAATTAGGAAGAGCATTCCAGAACCTATCCTTTCCTCAATGGTTCAAAAGCTCTTGCAT GGTCTCAGTTATTTGCACGGAGTCCGACATTTAGTCCACAGAGACATAAAGCCAGCAAATCTACTTGTCAATCTCAAGGGGGAGCCCAAAATAACTGATTTTGGAATTAGTGCTGGTTTAGAAAGCTCAATTGCTATG TGTGCTACTTTTGTTGGAACAGTAACTTACATGTCGCCGGAACGAATACGGAATGAGAATTACTCTTATCCAGCTGACATCTGGAGCCTTGGGCTTGCACTGTTTGAGTGTGGTACAGGTGAATTTCCATATACAGCTAATGAAGGACCTGTCAATCTCATGTTGCAG ATCCTAGATGATCCGTCTCCTTCACTGTCAAGACACGACTATTCACCAGAATTTTGCTCATTCGTTGATGCTTGCCTCAAAAAAAATCCTGATGACAGGCTGACAGCAGATCAG CTTCTATCACATCCATTCATTATGAAGTATAGCGATTCTGCATTAGACTTGGGTACTTTTGTCAGAGACATTTTTGATCCAACACAGAGGATGAAGGATCTGGCGGAT ATGCTGacaatacattattatttactatTTGATGGATCCGATGAATTTTGGCAGCATATCAAGACATTATATAATGAATGCTCCACTTTCAG TTTTGGCGGAAAAGAATCCATCGGTCccaacaatattttttcaacCCTGTCTAACATACGGAACACATTAGCTGGAGAATGGCCTCCAGAAAAGCTTGTCCATGTTGTAGAGAAACTTCAATGTCGAGCTAATGGTCAAGACGGAGTAGCAATTCGTGTCTCTGGGTCTTTTATAGTTGGAAATCAATTCCTCATTTGTGGAGATGGTATGCAAGTTGAGGGTCTGCCAAACTTGAAAGATCTCTCTATTGACATACCCAGCAAACGGATGGGAACCTTTCATGAACAGTTTATTGTAGAGAAAGCAAACATTATTGGTCGTTATTTCATAACtaagcatgaacttttcattactCAATAG
- the LOC101251753 gene encoding uncharacterized protein isoform X2, whose translation MQIVRRLSVTVSKQVGDAASSVRGSKTQCRWRSFAATVPSNSAADRRKQKKVSTEERIAMVQDFVNKYRAMNGGKFPPAYAAMKEVGGGYYNVKKIVQEMQYNAKMPVDKDSVVKEVSARKAAIRKDKSNEVKLQLSSATCLEHECEDTSSIGEAEAKLQTPIAAEQMLLHEISRVSGSDNKDAAAQVLGAEVKSISHSEEPLPENNIKQKDSPMEDFNFDGRKQMDEQRHSPEPEKRTRKLSNERKADIQAESKPSLWKNMKSFADGILNMWWKQ comes from the exons ATGCAGATTGTTCGGCGGCTCTCCGTTACTGTATCCAAACAAG TTGGAGATGCTGCCAGTTCAGTTCGTGGATCGAAGACTCAGTGCCGGTGGAGGTCGTTTGCGGCCACTGTTCCGTCTAATTCAGCGGCAGATAGAAGGAAACAGAAAAAAGTATCAACGGAAGAAAGGATAGCAATGGTGCAAGATTTTGTTAACAA ATATAGAGCCATGAATGGTGGAAAATTTCCACCTGCTTATGCGGCAATGAAAGAAGTTGGTGGTGGGTATTACAACGTCAAGAAGATTGTCCAAGAAATGCAATACAATGCTAAAATGCCAGTAGATAAAGACTCTGTGGTTAAAGAAGTTTCCGCTAGAAAAGCTGCAATTAGGAAGGATAAGAGCAACGAGGTAAAGCTGCAATTAAGCAGTGCAACATGTCTCGAACATGAATGTGAGGATACTAGTAGCATCGGTGAGGCAGAGGCAAAGCTACAAACTCCAATTGCAGCAGAGCAGATGTTGTTGCATGAGATATCAAGAGTTTCTGGAAGT GATAATAAAGATGCTGCTGCACAAGTTCTTGGTGCGGAGGTAAAATCTATTTCACATTCCGAGGAACCTTTACCTGAGAATAACATAAAACAGAAAGACTCCCCTATGGAAGATTTCAATTTTGATGGCCGAAAGCAGATGGATGAGCAAAGACATTCACCTGAACCCGAAAAGCGTACAAG GAAATTATCGAATGAGCGCAAGGCTGATATACAAGCTGAAAGCAAACCATCCCTgtggaaaaatatgaaatctttTGCAGATGGAATCCTCAACATGTGGTGGAAACAGTAA
- the LOC101252362 gene encoding uncharacterized protein isoform X2 has product MTKKSLSTAWFPRDLGVSYWVINMFRCKMFLGNVEVIFMEEAPWTVMTCCISRNRWKLRRMQNVFCVALKNVRFKHLRAVANSSPALLPLPLRVEPKPKSGIRQQDLLKRVVEVKSKKSKVPNSSNGNNSPVIPSTQAMPSGKSGADNKEIETLPVRSSEAGDRKIDNPVKILLSVYDSSDDDDD; this is encoded by the exons ATGACGAAGAAATCGCTTTCCACCGCATGGTTTCCAAG GGATCTTGGCGTTTCCTACTGGGTGATTAATATGTTCAGATGCAAGATGTTTCTGGGGAACGTGGAGGTTATCTTCATGGAAGAGGCG CCCTGGACAGTGATGACTTGCTGTATCTCAAGGAACAGATGGAAGCTGAGGAGGATGCAGAACGTCTTCTGCGTCGCACTGAAAAACGTGCGTTTCAAGCATTTAAG AGCTGTTGCTAACTCGTCACCTGCATTGCTTCCTCTGCCACTTCGTGTTGAGCCCAAACCCAAGAGTGGGATCAG GCAGCAAGATTTACTAAAAAGAGTTGTAGAAGTCAAATCCAAGAAGTCAAAAGTTCCTAACTCATCCAATGGGAACAATTCCCCTGTAATTCCAAGTACACAGGCTATGCCAAGTGGCAAGTCTGGTGCTGATAATAAGGAGATAGAAACTTTGCCGGTCAGGTCAAGTGAAGCTGGTGATAGAAAGATAGATAATCCAGTAAAAATCTTGCTCTCAGTATATGACAGTtctgatgacgatgatgactgA
- the LOC101252362 gene encoding uncharacterized protein isoform X1: MAGREVREYTNLTDPKDKKWGKGKDKIDDEEIAFHRMVSKMQDVSGERGGYLHGRGALDSDDLLYLKEQMEAEEDAERLLRRTEKRAFQAFKKAVANSSPALLPLPLRVEPKPKSGIRQQDLLKRVVEVKSKKSKVPNSSNGNNSPVIPSTQAMPSGKSGADNKEIETLPVRSSEAGDRKIDNPVKILLSVYDSSDDDDD; this comes from the exons ATGGCCGGAAGAGAAGTTCGAGAATATACCAATCTCACCGATCCTAAAG ATAAGAAATGGGGTAAAGGTAAGGATAAAATTGATGACGAAGAAATCGCTTTCCACCGCATGGTTTCCAAG ATGCAAGATGTTTCTGGGGAACGTGGAGGTTATCTTCATGGAAGAGGCG CCCTGGACAGTGATGACTTGCTGTATCTCAAGGAACAGATGGAAGCTGAGGAGGATGCAGAACGTCTTCTGCGTCGCACTGAAAAACGTGCGTTTCAAGCATTTAAG AAAGCTGTTGCTAACTCGTCACCTGCATTGCTTCCTCTGCCACTTCGTGTTGAGCCCAAACCCAAGAGTGGGATCAG GCAGCAAGATTTACTAAAAAGAGTTGTAGAAGTCAAATCCAAGAAGTCAAAAGTTCCTAACTCATCCAATGGGAACAATTCCCCTGTAATTCCAAGTACACAGGCTATGCCAAGTGGCAAGTCTGGTGCTGATAATAAGGAGATAGAAACTTTGCCGGTCAGGTCAAGTGAAGCTGGTGATAGAAAGATAGATAATCCAGTAAAAATCTTGCTCTCAGTATATGACAGTtctgatgacgatgatgactgA
- the LOC101251753 gene encoding uncharacterized protein isoform X1: MQIVRRLSVTVSKQVVGDAASSVRGSKTQCRWRSFAATVPSNSAADRRKQKKVSTEERIAMVQDFVNKYRAMNGGKFPPAYAAMKEVGGGYYNVKKIVQEMQYNAKMPVDKDSVVKEVSARKAAIRKDKSNEVKLQLSSATCLEHECEDTSSIGEAEAKLQTPIAAEQMLLHEISRVSGSDNKDAAAQVLGAEVKSISHSEEPLPENNIKQKDSPMEDFNFDGRKQMDEQRHSPEPEKRTRKLSNERKADIQAESKPSLWKNMKSFADGILNMWWKQ; this comes from the exons ATGCAGATTGTTCGGCGGCTCTCCGTTACTGTATCCAAACAAG TAGTTGGAGATGCTGCCAGTTCAGTTCGTGGATCGAAGACTCAGTGCCGGTGGAGGTCGTTTGCGGCCACTGTTCCGTCTAATTCAGCGGCAGATAGAAGGAAACAGAAAAAAGTATCAACGGAAGAAAGGATAGCAATGGTGCAAGATTTTGTTAACAA ATATAGAGCCATGAATGGTGGAAAATTTCCACCTGCTTATGCGGCAATGAAAGAAGTTGGTGGTGGGTATTACAACGTCAAGAAGATTGTCCAAGAAATGCAATACAATGCTAAAATGCCAGTAGATAAAGACTCTGTGGTTAAAGAAGTTTCCGCTAGAAAAGCTGCAATTAGGAAGGATAAGAGCAACGAGGTAAAGCTGCAATTAAGCAGTGCAACATGTCTCGAACATGAATGTGAGGATACTAGTAGCATCGGTGAGGCAGAGGCAAAGCTACAAACTCCAATTGCAGCAGAGCAGATGTTGTTGCATGAGATATCAAGAGTTTCTGGAAGT GATAATAAAGATGCTGCTGCACAAGTTCTTGGTGCGGAGGTAAAATCTATTTCACATTCCGAGGAACCTTTACCTGAGAATAACATAAAACAGAAAGACTCCCCTATGGAAGATTTCAATTTTGATGGCCGAAAGCAGATGGATGAGCAAAGACATTCACCTGAACCCGAAAAGCGTACAAG GAAATTATCGAATGAGCGCAAGGCTGATATACAAGCTGAAAGCAAACCATCCCTgtggaaaaatatgaaatctttTGCAGATGGAATCCTCAACATGTGGTGGAAACAGTAA